From Acinonyx jubatus isolate Ajub_Pintada_27869175 chromosome B2, VMU_Ajub_asm_v1.0, whole genome shotgun sequence, a single genomic window includes:
- the TSPYL1 gene encoding testis-specific Y-encoded-like protein 1 — MSGQDGAETSPFPQTRSLTTLGRTPGDPDPHQRLKLREETEASQVMAEPGEGSSETVALPPPQLPEERGAFHARAGCGQTPQIRGGGDRGFVETEAGRAEAPPLTEGLEAGSVSVATDNSLKNGCRSGEPGGPGGEKPPGTCVAERSGSEVLEEVKASEVETEKCTVFSVAVDEAVEKKGVKEEETVEKEGVKEEEVVEQKMEIEKQVGEEIEMMEENKVVEEVKEDAGLRPLNMDLRMNPLEAIQLELDTVNAQADRAFQQLEQKFGRMRRHYLERRNYIIQNIPGFWVTAFRNHPQLSPMIRGQDAEMLRYITNLEVKELRHPRTGCKFKFFFRRNPYFRNKLIVKEYEVRASGRVVSLSTPIIWRRGHEPQSFIRRNQDVVCNFFTWFSDHSLPESDKIAEIIKEDLWPNPLQYYLLREGVRRARRRPIREPVEIPRPFGFQSG, encoded by the coding sequence ATGAGCGGCCAGGATGGAGCGGAGACGTCCCCTTTTCCCCAAACCCGCAGTCTCACGACTCTCGGCCGTACCCCAGGAGACCCCGACCCACACCAGCGCCTGAAGCTCCGTGAGGAAACCGAGGCGTCACAGGTGATGGCGGAGCCGGGTGAGGGAAGCTCGGAGACTGTCGCGCTCCCACCGCCTCAGCTTCCAGAGGAGCGGGGAGCCTTCCATGCCCGCGCGGGCTGTGGCCAAACTCCCCAGATCCGAGGCGGTGGGGATCGAGGTTTCGTAGAGACCGAAGCCGGTCGGGCGGAGGCCCCGCCTTTAACGGAAGGCCTGGAAGCTGGGTCTGTGTCCGTGGCAACGGACAACAGCTTGAAAAATGGCTGTCGGAGTGGAGAGCCGGGCGGCCCAGGTGGGGAGAAGCCCCCAGGAACCTGTGTTGCAGAGAGGTCGGGGTCTGAGGTGTTGGAAGAGGTGAAGGCCAGTGAAGTGGAGACAGAAAAATGCACCGTTTTCTCGGTAGCAGTGGATGAAGCGGTGGAGAAGAAGGGAGTGAAGGAAGAGGAGACggtggagaaggaaggagtgaaggaggaggaggtggtggagCAGAAGATGGAGATAGAGAAGCAAGtaggggaagaaatagaaatgatggAGGAAAATAAAGTGGTAGAGGAGGTGAAGGAGGACGCGGGGCTCCGACCCTTGAATATGGATCTTCGCATGAACCCCCTGGAAGCCATCCAGCTGGAACTGGACACTGTGAATGCTCAGGCTGACAGAGCCTTTCAACAACTGGAGCAGAAATTTGGGCGCATGCGTCGTCACTACCTGGAGAGGAGGAACTACATCATTCAGAATATCCCGGGCTTCTGGGTGACTGCCTTTCGGAACCACCCCCAGTTGTCCCCCATGATTAGGGGCCAAGATGCCGAGATGTTAAGATACATAACCAATTTGGAGGTGAAGGAGCTCAGACACCCCAGAACTGGCTGCAAGTTCAAGTTCTTCTTTCGAAGAAACCCCTACTTCAGAAACAAGCTTATTGTCAAAGAATATGAGGTCAGAGCCTCTGGCCGAGTGGTGTCTCTTTCCACTCCAATCATATGGCGCCGGGGCCATGAACCCCAGTCCTTCATTCGCAGGAACCAAGATGTCGTCTGCAATTTCTTCACCTGGTTTTCAGACCATAGCCTTCCAGAGTCTGACAAGATTGCTGAAATTATCAAAGAGGACTTGTGGCCCAATCCACTGCAGTATTACCTGTTGCGTGAAGGAGTCCGTAGAGCCAGACGTCGCCCAATAAGAGAGCCTGTAGAGATCCCCAGGCCCTTTGGATTCCAGTCTGGTTAA